A DNA window from Paenibacillus sp. HWE-109 contains the following coding sequences:
- a CDS encoding HD-GYP domain-containing protein, giving the protein MRELLGKKLKYDVTTSYGLVLVPSQSVLTQEHLDLFQQHRIDFMDIMTTIEEEEEIESESSINSSEHLVQKASQYAKDLFERIQSQKKIPLLEIKNDLIPIVQQAAENPDLYELFQAVKAKDEYTHQHNIGVGILSTLIGKWLNLDDKEVALLSLAATMHDVGKITIAEEILLKPGKLSNDEYGEMKQHTVRGYNMLRETAGIHYRVALVALQHHERADGTGYPLGLKDSQVDRMSRIVAVADVFHAMSSKRPYHEMMPFYEVVNRMREGFFGELDPHIVAVFLNNMIQNLVGRKVKLTDGRWGEVVYINPTDDTNPLVKIDDIFVDLSRERHIHIKEVVV; this is encoded by the coding sequence TTGAGAGAACTATTGGGTAAGAAGTTGAAATACGATGTCACAACAAGTTATGGACTTGTACTAGTACCAAGTCAATCCGTCCTCACGCAGGAACACCTGGATTTATTCCAGCAGCATCGTATTGACTTCATGGACATCATGACGACCATTGAAGAAGAAGAAGAAATTGAATCCGAATCATCCATTAATTCCTCCGAACACCTTGTCCAAAAAGCTTCTCAATATGCCAAGGATTTATTCGAGCGCATTCAATCACAGAAGAAAATCCCCTTGCTAGAAATCAAGAATGATTTGATTCCTATTGTTCAGCAAGCGGCAGAGAACCCCGATTTATACGAGTTGTTTCAAGCAGTCAAAGCGAAAGATGAATACACGCATCAGCACAATATTGGTGTTGGAATTCTGTCAACGCTGATTGGGAAATGGTTAAATCTCGATGATAAAGAAGTGGCGCTGCTATCTCTTGCTGCTACCATGCATGATGTAGGGAAGATTACGATAGCAGAAGAAATTCTGCTGAAGCCAGGTAAGCTGTCGAACGATGAATATGGCGAAATGAAGCAGCACACGGTTCGAGGCTACAATATGCTTAGAGAAACTGCGGGGATTCATTATAGGGTTGCCCTAGTCGCGCTGCAGCATCATGAACGGGCTGATGGCACGGGGTATCCGCTAGGTCTCAAGGATTCACAAGTAGATCGCATGAGCCGTATCGTAGCCGTTGCAGATGTCTTTCATGCTATGTCCTCGAAGCGCCCTTACCATGAGATGATGCCATTTTACGAAGTTGTTAATCGGATGAGGGAAGGCTTTTTCGGTGAATTAGACCCTCATATTGTCGCTGTTTTTCTGAATAATATGATCCAGAATTTAGTTGGCAGGAAAGTGAAGCTTACTGATGGTCGATGGGGAGAGGTCGTTTATATTAATCCTACGGATGATACGAACCCCCTTGTTAAGATTGATGATATTTTTGTAGATCTTAGTCGAGAACGACATATTCATATAAAGGAAGTTGTTGTATGA
- a CDS encoding collagen-like protein, translating to MMPGFPGQPGFPGQPGFPGGGFPGPGMPGPGTVPGQPQGGDQQAPTSPPPAFIPQKPLTAAGGEAFAINPGGIARCLFNFTYVWLRNGQSFWYFPIFVGSTSIGGFRWNGFSWMYFGMDLRFIDAFTC from the coding sequence ATGATGCCTGGATTCCCAGGGCAGCCCGGATTCCCGGGGCAACCTGGCTTCCCTGGCGGCGGTTTCCCAGGTCCAGGCATGCCAGGACCTGGAACCGTGCCAGGCCAACCGCAAGGAGGCGACCAGCAGGCTCCCACCTCCCCGCCTCCAGCCTTCATCCCGCAAAAGCCGCTTACTGCAGCTGGCGGCGAGGCCTTCGCCATTAATCCTGGCGGCATTGCTCGCTGTTTGTTTAATTTCACATACGTGTGGCTGCGCAATGGCCAGTCCTTCTGGTACTTCCCTATCTTCGTGGGCTCAACGTCCATAGGCGGTTTCCGTTGGAATGGTTTCTCATGGATGTACTTTGGCATGGATTTGCGGTTTATCGACGCATTTACTTGTTAA
- a CDS encoding DUF1861 family protein, translating into MMKLEWQTKTCKELLLDYQPAQHKGRKLHFAGVGDRDVYNITAPFMNEGELYIAGRVEARDSEESEIIFFTCRDEVWTPKLDLPKFQLQDPFITQINGEWIFGGVELYFDSVTKRAIIGWKTVLYRGKNLHELKHAASGPWNMKDIRLTALSDGRIGVFSRPFGIEGTRAVIGFSILDSFDDLSETAIIQAPLFRDQFLKDEWGGANEIHLLTNGFLGVLGHISYTDEEGRLHYHAMSFVLNPWTREKSPVKIIATRSDFPDGPAKRADLADVIFSGGLVRKANSRADLYVGASDTEAHYMEIADPFTEYEQMA; encoded by the coding sequence ATGATGAAATTGGAATGGCAAACGAAGACATGCAAAGAACTACTGCTTGACTATCAGCCTGCTCAGCACAAAGGCCGCAAACTCCATTTTGCCGGAGTCGGCGATCGGGATGTCTACAATATTACGGCTCCTTTCATGAATGAAGGGGAGCTTTATATCGCAGGCCGGGTCGAGGCACGGGATTCAGAGGAATCCGAAATCATCTTCTTTACCTGCCGGGATGAGGTCTGGACACCCAAGCTGGATCTGCCTAAATTTCAACTGCAAGATCCGTTCATTACCCAAATTAATGGCGAATGGATTTTCGGTGGCGTCGAGCTGTATTTCGACTCGGTGACGAAAAGAGCGATTATCGGTTGGAAAACTGTGCTCTACCGAGGGAAGAACCTGCATGAACTCAAACACGCTGCTTCGGGTCCGTGGAACATGAAAGATATCCGGCTGACGGCATTATCGGATGGACGGATTGGCGTATTTTCGAGGCCGTTCGGCATTGAGGGCACACGGGCTGTCATCGGATTCAGCATCCTCGACTCGTTCGATGACTTATCGGAAACTGCAATTATCCAGGCTCCCTTGTTCCGCGATCAATTCCTGAAGGACGAATGGGGCGGAGCCAATGAAATCCATTTGCTGACAAATGGGTTTCTTGGTGTGCTGGGCCATATCTCGTATACGGATGAAGAAGGACGGCTGCATTATCATGCCATGTCGTTCGTCCTTAATCCTTGGACGAGGGAGAAGTCGCCGGTCAAAATCATCGCAACCCGCAGCGACTTCCCGGACGGACCGGCGAAGCGGGCAGATCTGGCAGATGTGATCTTCAGTGGAGGCTTGGTCCGAAAGGCGAACAGTCGGGCGGATTTATATGTTGGAGCCAGCGATACCGAAGCCCATTATATGGAGATTGCGGATCCTTTTACAGAGTATGAGCAGATGGCTTAA
- a CDS encoding mannose-1-phosphate guanylyltransferase — protein MNKFATILAGGGGTRFWPLSRQELPKQLLNISGNDIMLNDTIQRFNGVIPMENTIVVTNRSQAVLLESIMHTSVQPGNILAEPVAKNTAASILLAALFIEKHHGDSLMVVFPSDHHITEEDKFKKTLDHACQIAIETGKLVTIGIKPTFPSTGYGYISCQNEAFMSKPCSVYEVAEFVEKPNFAKAQSYLSSGHYLWNSGMFIWKTSSILDNFKRFLPRLYKTMLPLMAYMGTSQEVKMINAIYPSLQNISIDYGILERCDEVVVIEGDFGWNDIGSWDALGAIFPPDVDGNIVKANYVGIETRNSIIYGEKRLITTLGIDGLIIADTKDALLICSKEKAQDVKEIVAMLKEKGMLEYT, from the coding sequence ATGAATAAATTCGCAACGATACTTGCCGGCGGCGGAGGAACCCGCTTCTGGCCGCTTTCCAGGCAGGAGCTGCCCAAACAGCTGCTGAATATCAGCGGCAATGATATTATGCTCAATGATACGATCCAGCGGTTCAATGGGGTGATCCCTATGGAGAATACGATCGTGGTTACGAATCGTTCTCAAGCTGTTTTGCTGGAAAGCATCATGCATACGAGTGTCCAGCCCGGCAATATTTTGGCGGAGCCTGTGGCCAAGAACACAGCGGCAAGCATTCTTCTCGCCGCCTTATTTATTGAAAAGCACCATGGCGATTCCCTTATGGTCGTTTTCCCTTCTGATCATCATATTACGGAAGAAGATAAATTCAAGAAAACGCTCGATCATGCCTGCCAAATTGCGATAGAAACCGGTAAGCTTGTGACGATCGGAATCAAACCTACGTTTCCCTCAACAGGCTATGGCTATATTTCATGTCAAAATGAAGCCTTCATGAGCAAGCCATGCAGTGTGTATGAGGTTGCTGAATTCGTAGAAAAGCCTAATTTTGCGAAGGCCCAGTCCTATCTTAGTTCAGGTCACTATTTGTGGAACAGTGGGATGTTCATTTGGAAAACGTCCAGCATTCTCGATAATTTCAAGCGATTTTTGCCGAGGCTCTACAAAACGATGCTGCCATTGATGGCCTACATGGGCACAAGTCAGGAAGTAAAAATGATTAACGCCATTTATCCTTCGCTGCAAAACATTTCTATTGATTACGGCATTTTGGAGCGCTGCGACGAGGTTGTCGTTATTGAAGGTGATTTTGGATGGAACGATATCGGAAGTTGGGATGCGCTCGGGGCTATTTTTCCTCCGGATGTAGACGGGAATATTGTGAAAGCGAACTACGTAGGGATTGAAACGCGAAATTCCATTATATATGGGGAAAAAAGATTAATTACCACGCTGGGTATTGATGGTTTGATTATTGCAGATACCAAGGACGCTCTGCTCATCTGTTCGAAGGAGAAAGCGCAGGATGTCAAGGAAATCGTTGCCATGTTGAAAGAAAAAGGCATGCTGGAATACACCTGA
- a CDS encoding glycosyltransferase — MGKLAVKPFTADYLYRLTDDTGIFQHTKFGIPDRSKGYTSDDNARALIAAVMLYKNSQENKVLNLISIYSAFLHHAQNEDGSFRNFMDYQRVFIEQVGSEDCLGRCLWALGFTLSEVSVPDNIQNTCRYMINQALSHVKSLSSPRAMAYAMIGLTYMLETPQSFTYQFPYPTKEQGNSAFLPQAQIASLVEELAMRLHTQYQANKGDGWLWFEDSITYGNAMLPWALFKASQLTSQLQHTEQFRLTAKESLDYLASVTFAQEGYFKPIGSHGWLTRGQDAALFDEQPIEACEMLLACMEAYKALGETTYYAKALLCYDWFHGHNSRQESLIDAQTGACYDGIHATGLNLNQGSENIVSYCMARLVMQHE; from the coding sequence ATGGGGAAGCTGGCGGTCAAGCCGTTCACAGCGGATTATTTGTATCGCTTAACGGATGATACCGGTATCTTCCAGCATACGAAATTTGGTATCCCTGATCGTTCCAAAGGGTACACGTCTGACGACAACGCAAGAGCTCTAATCGCTGCTGTTATGCTGTACAAGAACAGTCAAGAGAACAAGGTGCTGAATCTAATTTCGATTTATTCGGCCTTTCTTCATCATGCGCAAAATGAGGATGGCAGCTTTCGGAATTTCATGGATTATCAGCGGGTATTCATTGAACAGGTAGGCTCGGAGGATTGTTTGGGCCGTTGTTTATGGGCGCTCGGATTTACCTTGTCGGAAGTATCTGTCCCGGATAATATCCAGAATACTTGCCGATATATGATCAATCAGGCACTCTCGCATGTGAAGAGCTTATCGTCTCCGCGGGCTATGGCCTATGCGATGATTGGCTTGACGTATATGCTCGAAACGCCGCAATCTTTCACTTATCAATTCCCTTATCCGACTAAAGAACAAGGAAATTCCGCATTTCTTCCGCAAGCACAAATAGCTTCCTTGGTGGAGGAGCTGGCAATGCGGCTGCATACCCAATATCAAGCAAATAAAGGCGATGGCTGGTTGTGGTTTGAGGACAGTATAACCTATGGCAACGCGATGCTGCCTTGGGCGCTTTTCAAGGCCTCGCAGCTTACATCGCAGTTGCAGCACACGGAGCAATTCCGACTAACGGCTAAGGAAAGCTTGGACTATTTGGCGTCTGTTACCTTCGCTCAGGAAGGTTATTTCAAACCGATTGGCAGCCATGGTTGGCTGACGAGAGGTCAAGATGCAGCTCTGTTTGACGAGCAGCCGATTGAGGCATGCGAAATGCTGCTAGCTTGTATGGAAGCTTACAAGGCATTAGGAGAGACAACTTATTACGCCAAAGCGTTGCTCTGCTATGACTGGTTCCACGGACACAACTCACGTCAAGAATCATTGATTGATGCTCAGACCGGTGCCTGCTACGATGGCATTCATGCAACCGGCTTGAATCTCAACCAAGGCTCTGAAAATATCGTCTCCTACTGTATGGCTAGGTTGGTGATGCAGCATGAATAA
- a CDS encoding glycosyltransferase family 4 protein: protein MILKSIKRNVAFLGTSLPRECGLATFSQDLMNEIERIHDFNSPRMIAVNNNKSYVYGNQVMGQISQHQRADYSKTALDLNRSDIDMLVIQHEFGIYGGESGEYVLDLAEKLKIPFVVIFHTVLSEPSDKQRLIMKRLAELSSRVITMVQNKVQDLQDVYGIENAKITMFHHGVPFVETASRDELKDRYGYANRQILSTFGFLSPGKGIEYAIEAMRGVVAKHPEALYIIWGKTHPVVQQEVGEVYRQKLMDLVSKLGLEAHVTFVDKLLTQEEVVESLVLSDIYMTPYLGKDQAVSGTLAYGIGYGRVIISTPYRYAVEMLADGRGLLGNFHDSASLEQHIVTVLDHPDLKLEMENRTQALGSTMMWSEVAKSYAALFRETIANRIVIKGSAV from the coding sequence ATGATTTTAAAATCCATTAAACGCAATGTCGCTTTTTTGGGAACAAGCCTGCCAAGAGAGTGCGGGTTAGCTACATTTTCACAGGATTTGATGAACGAAATTGAACGGATTCATGATTTTAATTCACCACGAATGATCGCGGTTAACAATAACAAGTCGTATGTGTATGGCAACCAGGTAATGGGACAAATTAGCCAGCATCAACGAGCAGATTATAGCAAGACAGCACTGGATTTGAATCGTTCTGACATCGATATGCTTGTCATTCAGCACGAGTTTGGGATTTATGGCGGTGAAAGCGGCGAGTATGTGCTGGATTTGGCTGAGAAATTAAAGATTCCATTTGTTGTCATTTTCCATACGGTTCTATCGGAACCTAGTGATAAACAGCGATTGATCATGAAGCGGCTTGCCGAACTAAGCTCTAGAGTCATTACGATGGTTCAAAATAAAGTGCAGGATTTGCAGGACGTCTACGGCATCGAAAATGCGAAGATCACGATGTTTCATCATGGTGTTCCTTTCGTGGAGACGGCCTCAAGAGATGAGTTGAAAGACCGCTATGGGTATGCGAACAGGCAGATTCTATCGACTTTCGGATTTCTGAGCCCAGGCAAAGGGATTGAATATGCCATTGAAGCGATGCGCGGTGTAGTCGCGAAACATCCTGAAGCGCTCTACATCATTTGGGGCAAAACACATCCGGTCGTGCAGCAGGAAGTTGGAGAAGTCTACAGACAGAAGTTGATGGATCTAGTGTCGAAGCTTGGACTTGAGGCGCATGTCACTTTTGTAGATAAGCTTTTGACGCAGGAGGAAGTCGTTGAATCACTGGTCTTATCGGATATCTATATGACTCCTTATCTGGGCAAGGATCAAGCTGTAAGCGGAACGCTAGCCTATGGTATCGGTTATGGCAGAGTTATTATCTCCACCCCCTACCGCTATGCGGTGGAAATGTTGGCAGACGGCCGCGGATTGCTGGGCAATTTCCATGATTCAGCCTCGCTCGAGCAGCACATCGTGACTGTTCTGGATCATCCGGATTTGAAGCTGGAGATGGAGAACAGAACACAAGCGCTTGGAAGCACGATGATGTGGAGTGAAGTCGCCAAGTCTTACGCGGCGCTGTTTCGCGAAACGATTGCGAACCGGATTGTGATCAAAGGGAGTGCGGTTTGA
- a CDS encoding 50S ribosomal protein L25 — MMSNSIQLSERDQLSKSQMNLLRKQGQVPAVVYGTDVGSISVTVSEKDILSTLKRNPRAILHAAIPQNGSKPVLLQNVQRDPISNKIVHVDFYQLNMNISMDSKVTIHFSGEPVGVKEGGILQVELYEVQVRCMPDKLLSAFEVDISGLGIGDHLLVSDLSFHEGIEVLSDATAMLVKISHAHAEEPAVVPA; from the coding sequence ATGATGAGCAATTCTATCCAGTTAAGCGAACGGGACCAACTAAGCAAGTCACAAATGAATCTATTGAGAAAACAGGGTCAGGTTCCAGCCGTTGTTTATGGCACTGACGTTGGCAGTATCTCCGTTACAGTAAGCGAAAAGGACATCCTTTCCACCTTGAAACGGAATCCCCGAGCTATACTTCATGCGGCTATTCCACAAAACGGCAGCAAGCCTGTTCTCCTTCAAAATGTTCAAAGAGATCCTATTTCCAACAAGATTGTTCACGTCGATTTCTATCAACTGAATATGAATATAAGCATGGATTCCAAAGTTACCATTCATTTCTCTGGTGAGCCTGTTGGCGTTAAAGAGGGAGGAATCCTTCAAGTGGAGTTGTACGAAGTTCAAGTTCGCTGCATGCCTGATAAGCTGCTTAGCGCTTTTGAAGTTGATATTAGCGGACTTGGTATTGGCGATCATCTACTCGTTTCTGATCTTTCCTTTCACGAAGGAATTGAAGTCCTGTCCGACGCCACGGCCATGTTAGTGAAAATCTCGCATGCCCACGCAGAGGAACCAGCCGTCGTTCCAGCCTAA
- a CDS encoding helix-turn-helix domain-containing protein: MPGVHSNLKEMMREKDPKLSIRQLAKDIDYHFDSVRKMYKDEMVQYPRDLVWRLCKYFKVTPGQLIVVDYGEEDQSN, translated from the coding sequence ATGCCGGGGGTTCATAGCAATCTGAAAGAAATGATGAGAGAAAAAGATCCTAAGCTATCGATTCGTCAACTGGCCAAAGATATTGATTACCATTTTGATTCGGTTCGAAAGATGTACAAAGATGAGATGGTTCAGTATCCGAGGGACTTGGTATGGCGGCTTTGCAAGTATTTTAAGGTGACTCCAGGGCAGTTGATCGTTGTCGATTATGGAGAGGAAGACCAGTCAAATTAA
- a CDS encoding IS1182 family transposase: MAKFKAYTTEQGELLPIYLSEWVTDDHEVRLVSDIVEQLDLSAITNKYSKRGEEAYHPAMLLKLWFYGYATGVFTSRKLQIATKESIPFRWLCGGYLPDFRTLSDFRKNHLDTLPGLFKQVIQIAMELGYISLGHVSIDGSKIKASASKHKSMSRERMQKRLVQLEDEVRQALEYSATEEMLEEPHPTSPSLSLEERYARIAQIKSALENLEEQRPAEQAESPQSDQFNFTDADSRIMSTRNQGVIQGYNPQIAVDSDHGFIVGLQMSNQTTDQQQFENVLHSMKTMTGDRPQKLSADAGYFSASNIAAALEAEVDAYIAADRENKKKNNAYDKTNFTYVPELDYYLCPAGKELTRKRTVHANDADKPTTWVYECSVCSECPFRDECVKSKTGKRSITRSEHDPLREEMRTKVQSDEGTAVYRMRKAIVEPIWGQLKEVQGFRQFHLRGEDKVSGEFILLSLSHNIRKLHAAKYPKPATLYKRERSARKQRVAG; encoded by the coding sequence ATGGCTAAATTCAAAGCATATACCACAGAGCAAGGTGAACTTCTACCTATCTATTTAAGCGAGTGGGTAACAGATGATCATGAAGTTAGACTTGTCAGCGACATCGTCGAGCAGTTAGACCTATCTGCCATTACTAACAAATACTCCAAGCGTGGAGAAGAAGCCTATCATCCTGCCATGCTGCTCAAACTGTGGTTCTATGGGTATGCGACAGGCGTCTTCACGTCTAGGAAACTTCAAATAGCTACGAAAGAAAGCATTCCTTTTCGCTGGTTATGTGGCGGATACCTGCCAGATTTTCGTACGCTGAGTGACTTTCGGAAGAACCACCTGGATACCCTTCCAGGTTTATTCAAACAAGTCATACAAATCGCTATGGAACTGGGCTATATCTCGCTCGGGCATGTGAGCATTGACGGTTCTAAAATAAAGGCAAGCGCCTCTAAACATAAATCGATGTCACGTGAGCGTATGCAAAAACGCCTCGTTCAATTGGAAGACGAAGTCCGGCAAGCATTGGAGTATTCTGCTACCGAGGAAATGTTGGAGGAACCCCATCCGACGAGTCCTTCCCTATCGTTGGAGGAACGCTATGCCCGCATCGCGCAAATAAAATCTGCGCTGGAGAATTTGGAAGAACAGCGGCCAGCGGAACAGGCCGAATCTCCTCAGAGCGATCAATTTAATTTTACCGATGCCGACTCTCGCATCATGAGCACGCGGAACCAAGGTGTCATTCAAGGCTACAATCCACAAATTGCCGTAGACAGCGATCATGGCTTCATCGTTGGACTTCAAATGAGTAACCAAACAACCGATCAACAGCAGTTTGAAAACGTGCTTCATTCCATGAAAACAATGACAGGAGATAGGCCTCAGAAGCTGAGTGCTGATGCAGGGTATTTTAGTGCGTCCAACATTGCAGCGGCGCTGGAGGCTGAAGTGGATGCCTACATTGCTGCCGATCGCGAAAACAAAAAAAAGAATAATGCCTACGACAAGACCAACTTCACTTATGTACCTGAGCTAGATTATTATCTCTGCCCTGCTGGCAAAGAGCTTACACGGAAACGAACCGTGCATGCGAATGATGCAGATAAGCCAACGACTTGGGTTTATGAATGCAGCGTCTGTAGCGAATGTCCTTTTCGAGACGAGTGTGTAAAAAGTAAAACAGGGAAGCGTTCCATCACACGTAGCGAGCATGATCCCCTGCGAGAGGAAATGCGAACGAAAGTGCAAAGTGATGAGGGAACAGCCGTTTACCGAATGCGTAAGGCGATCGTTGAACCGATATGGGGGCAGTTGAAGGAGGTTCAAGGATTTCGTCAATTCCATTTGCGGGGCGAGGATAAAGTATCTGGGGAGTTCATACTGCTCTCTCTAAGCCACAACATCCGCAAATTGCATGCGGCGAAGTATCCCAAACCAGCCACTTTGTACAAACGGGAGAGGTCTGCCCGTAAACAAAGAGTGGCTGGATGA